The genomic interval CACTCGACGTTTATAAAGTATTTAACATTTGAATCACAGGCtgacactttcatttttattttttatttttttttacctcatcaAAGAACGGGTTGTTGCCTTTTCTGATTCGGGTCCTCTTGGTCTGTCCGGCTACCGTTACCTTGACGACAGGTTTGATGTTGATACCCGGCAACTGTCGGCCCTCGATGACTCGCACACGAACCtggacaggaagaggaagaaagtaCGAGCAATAACGcgtgttaattttcttttaaaaaattcacaaaagcGTGCACATCCAGACGACGAAGTCCTGGACTgaagaagtaaaaaaagaaaaaagtttttaaaaaaatcttgaacataattttaatgtgtaattaagacgataatacatttatttatttatggacaatttcccccattttttgatatttaatgcCCCCTCAGCTAATTTTGTTACCATTTActattttttccagtttgaaGGAcgttttgccaagttgctcattatgttttatcctgttttttttttttaagagaaatcattttatttttagatttcaaaggtttaaacgcTCATGAAAAGCATCTTAATGcagccccaaaaacagctgttaaagggttaaacacaccTGTAAGTCCTGTGGCTTGTTGGGCAGCGGTTTGGGCTGACTGCtggctcctctcctcctcttcctcagacCTCCGTGGGTGTTGTAGGACGGTGGGGCGCGTTTCGGCGTCTGGGTGGTGGGGGACTCCTGGCCCGTGGGCCCCTGAGGGCCGGCGATGACCATGGAGCGTCCGTCGTCGGGCCCCTGGTCCTCTGTCTgctccatcatcatcatactctctgtgtcctcctcgCCCAGAGTGTCCAGAGAG from Plectropomus leopardus isolate mb unplaced genomic scaffold, YSFRI_Pleo_2.0 unplaced_scaffold744, whole genome shotgun sequence carries:
- the LOC121940093 gene encoding dysferlin-like produces the protein MISLDTLGEEDTESMMMMEQTEDQGPDDGRSMVIAGPQGPTGQESPTTQTPKRAPPSYNTHGGLRKRRRGASSQPKPLPNKPQDLQVRVRVIEGRQLPGINIKPVVKVTVAGQTKRTRIRKGNNPFFDETFFLNFFETPSDLFDEPIFITVCDSRSLRTDAVIGEFK